Proteins encoded by one window of Bauldia sp.:
- a CDS encoding urease subunit beta, protein MIPGEIIPAPGEIELNAGQPTTTVTVANSGDRPIQVGSHYHFYETNAALTFDREATRGMRLDIPAGTAVRFEPGQSRTVTLVPYRGDRIVFGFRQLVMGSL, encoded by the coding sequence ATGATCCCCGGCGAGATCATTCCTGCACCCGGCGAGATCGAGCTGAATGCCGGCCAGCCGACGACGACTGTCACGGTCGCCAACTCCGGCGACCGTCCGATCCAGGTCGGCTCGCACTATCACTTCTACGAAACCAACGCCGCACTGACCTTCGACCGCGAGGCGACCCGCGGCATGCGGCTCGACATTCCGGCCGGCACCGCCGTCCGTTTCGAGCCCGGCCAATCGCGGACGGTGACGCTCGTCCCCTACCGCGGCGACCGCATCGTCTTCGGCTTCCGCCAATTGGTGATGGGATCGCTCTGA
- the ureC gene encoding urease subunit alpha, with amino-acid sequence MPYRISRSHYADMFGPTTGDKVRLADTDLIVEVEKDFTTYGEEVKFGGGKVIRDGMGQSQRPRGEGAVDTVITNALIIDHWGIVKADVGIRDGRIVGIGKAGNPDVQPGVDIVIGPGTDAIAGEGKILTAGALDCHIHFIAPQQIDEALYSGVTTMIGGGTGPSTGTNATTVTPGAWHLARMIEAADSFPVNLGFTGKGNAALPRALEEQIEAGAMGLKLHEDWGTTPAAIDNCLSVGDAFDVQVMIHTDTLNESGFVEDTIRAFKGRTIHAYHTEGAGGGHAPDIIKVAGLPNVLPSSTNPTRPYTKNTLDEHLDMLMVCHHLDPSIVEDVAFAESRIRKETIAAEDILHDMGALSMIASDSQAMGRVGEVIIRTFQTAHKMRQQRGRLPEERGNNDNFRVKRYIAKVTINPAITHGLDEWVGSVEVGKLADLVLWSPAFFGVKPDLVIKLGTIAAAPMGDPNASIPTPQPVHYRPMFGAFGKSATRSSVTFVSRAAFATGLREKLGVERTFLPVHNTRSISKESMVHNSATPKIEVDPETYEVRADGELLTCAPAESLPMAQRYFLF; translated from the coding sequence ATGCCGTACCGGATTTCGCGTTCCCACTACGCCGACATGTTCGGCCCGACGACCGGCGACAAGGTGCGTCTCGCCGACACCGATCTCATCGTCGAGGTCGAGAAGGATTTCACCACCTATGGCGAGGAGGTGAAGTTCGGCGGCGGCAAGGTCATCCGCGACGGCATGGGCCAGTCGCAGCGCCCGCGCGGCGAGGGCGCGGTCGATACCGTCATCACCAACGCGCTGATCATCGACCACTGGGGCATCGTGAAAGCCGACGTCGGCATCCGCGACGGCCGTATCGTCGGCATCGGCAAGGCCGGCAACCCGGACGTCCAGCCGGGCGTCGATATCGTCATCGGCCCGGGCACCGACGCCATCGCCGGCGAGGGCAAGATCCTCACCGCCGGCGCGCTCGACTGCCACATCCATTTCATCGCGCCGCAGCAGATCGACGAGGCGCTGTACTCCGGCGTCACCACCATGATCGGCGGCGGCACCGGCCCTTCGACCGGCACCAACGCCACCACCGTCACGCCCGGCGCCTGGCATCTCGCCCGCATGATCGAGGCGGCGGATTCCTTCCCCGTGAATCTCGGCTTCACCGGCAAGGGCAACGCCGCCCTGCCGCGCGCGCTGGAAGAGCAGATCGAGGCCGGCGCCATGGGCCTGAAGCTGCACGAGGACTGGGGCACGACCCCCGCCGCCATCGACAATTGCCTCTCCGTCGGCGACGCCTTCGACGTGCAGGTGATGATCCACACCGACACGCTGAACGAATCCGGCTTCGTCGAAGACACGATCCGCGCCTTCAAGGGGCGCACGATCCACGCCTACCACACCGAAGGTGCGGGCGGCGGCCACGCCCCCGACATCATCAAGGTCGCCGGCCTGCCGAACGTGCTGCCGTCGTCGACCAACCCGACGCGGCCCTACACGAAGAATACGCTCGACGAGCATCTCGACATGCTCATGGTCTGCCACCACCTCGATCCGTCGATCGTCGAGGACGTCGCCTTCGCCGAAAGCCGCATCCGCAAGGAGACCATCGCGGCCGAGGACATCCTCCACGACATGGGCGCGTTGTCGATGATCGCATCGGACAGCCAGGCGATGGGCCGCGTCGGCGAGGTCATCATCCGCACCTTCCAGACCGCCCACAAGATGCGCCAGCAGCGCGGCCGCCTGCCCGAGGAGCGCGGCAACAACGACAATTTCCGCGTCAAGCGCTACATCGCCAAGGTCACCATCAACCCGGCGATCACCCACGGCCTCGACGAATGGGTGGGCTCCGTCGAGGTCGGCAAGCTCGCCGATCTCGTCCTCTGGTCGCCGGCCTTCTTCGGCGTGAAGCCCGATCTCGTGATCAAGCTCGGCACCATCGCCGCCGCGCCCATGGGCGACCCCAACGCCTCGATCCCGACGCCGCAGCCGGTCCACTATCGCCCGATGTTCGGCGCCTTCGGCAAGTCGGCGACGCGCTCGTCGGTCACCTTCGTCAGCCGCGCCGCCTTCGCCACCGGCTTGCGCGAAAAGCTCGGCGTCGAGCGCACGTTCCTTCCCGTCCACAACACGCGCTCGATCTCGAAGGAATCGATGGTCCACAATTCCGCGACGCCGAAGATCGAGGTCGATCCGGAGACGTACGAAGTCCGCGCCGACGGCGAGCTGCTGACCTGCGCACCGGCGGAAAGCCTGCCGATGGCGCAGCGCTATTTCCTGTTCTAG
- a CDS encoding antibiotic biosynthesis monooxygenase encodes MYRFVVKIVMQPGTLPIAMAAAPAFTRDTLAEPGCLEFGLYANFDGSDSFVVLEAFENHAVHQAHEASEHFRKFMATARQYFVSGKSETIVDDEA; translated from the coding sequence ATGTACCGTTTCGTCGTGAAGATCGTGATGCAGCCCGGCACGCTGCCGATCGCGATGGCCGCCGCGCCGGCCTTCACCCGGGACACGCTCGCCGAGCCCGGCTGTCTTGAGTTCGGGCTCTACGCCAACTTCGACGGCAGCGATTCCTTCGTCGTGCTCGAAGCATTCGAGAACCACGCCGTCCACCAGGCCCACGAAGCCTCGGAGCATTTCCGGAAATTCATGGCCACGGCCCGGCAATATTTCGTTTCCGGAAAATCCGAGACCATCGTCGACGACGAAGCCTAG
- a CDS encoding HAD family hydrolase, translated as MRGILFDKDGTLLDFEATWTPVLKRLALQAAGGDPDRAARLLDEGGLDAKTGKVRAGSVIGAGTNALIVELWHPDLSGAELAQAIVDMDRAALEHGSQHSVPIPGALDALATLSARGIVMGVATNDGTAAARAALAATGMAAHLPHVFGYDSVTRSKPAPDMVLAFAREAGIAPADVAVVGDNPHDMEMARAAGATAIGVTSGNSSADDLAPLADVVLPSVAALPEWLDANAT; from the coding sequence ATGCGCGGAATTCTTTTCGACAAGGACGGCACGCTGCTCGATTTCGAGGCGACGTGGACGCCGGTGCTGAAGCGGCTGGCGCTGCAGGCGGCCGGCGGCGATCCCGACCGGGCGGCGCGGCTGCTCGACGAGGGCGGGCTCGACGCCAAGACCGGCAAGGTCCGGGCGGGGTCGGTCATCGGCGCGGGGACCAACGCGCTGATCGTGGAACTATGGCATCCGGACCTGTCCGGTGCGGAGCTGGCGCAGGCCATCGTAGACATGGACCGCGCCGCGCTGGAGCATGGTTCGCAGCACTCGGTGCCGATACCCGGCGCGCTCGACGCGCTGGCGACGTTGTCCGCGCGGGGCATCGTCATGGGCGTCGCCACCAACGACGGCACCGCGGCGGCGCGGGCGGCGCTCGCCGCCACCGGCATGGCGGCGCACCTACCGCACGTCTTCGGCTACGACTCGGTGACGCGCTCCAAGCCGGCGCCGGACATGGTGCTGGCCTTCGCGCGCGAGGCCGGGATCGCGCCCGCCGACGTCGCGGTAGTCGGCGACAACCCGCACGACATGGAGATGGCGCGCGCCGCCGGCGCCACGGCCATCGGCGTCACCTCGGGCAACAGCAGCGCCGACGACCTGGCGCCGCTCGCCGATGTCGTGCTGCCCAGCGTCGCGGCGCTGCCGGAGTGGCTGGACGCGAACGCGACCTAG
- a CDS encoding SDR family oxidoreductase: protein MAGELDGKVAIVTGASSGIGLATAELLAANGAKVVAADWNEKRLDEAVKAMAAKGFTVSAVKANVAQLADVERMVAAAISGFGGLHILVNNAGVMDLTQPVGDLDLAIWRRVMAVNVDGPMFAMRAAMPHLLKSGGSIVNIDSVAGVGGAAAGAAYTTSKHALVGLTKNTAWMYAKRGIRCNAIACGGVNTNIMESVGTTPMDPGGLARASEYYPLMPVSLDPIDIARLVLFLAGDGSRYINGAIIPADGGWRAA from the coding sequence ATGGCAGGAGAACTGGACGGCAAGGTCGCGATCGTCACCGGCGCGAGCTCGGGCATCGGCCTCGCCACCGCCGAGTTGCTGGCGGCGAACGGCGCCAAGGTCGTCGCCGCCGACTGGAACGAGAAGCGCCTCGACGAGGCCGTGAAGGCGATGGCGGCGAAAGGTTTCACCGTCAGCGCCGTCAAGGCCAACGTCGCCCAGCTCGCCGACGTCGAGCGCATGGTCGCCGCCGCCATCTCCGGCTTCGGCGGGCTGCACATCCTGGTCAACAACGCCGGCGTCATGGATCTCACCCAGCCGGTCGGCGACCTCGACCTCGCCATCTGGCGCCGGGTCATGGCGGTGAACGTCGACGGCCCGATGTTCGCCATGCGCGCCGCCATGCCGCATCTGCTGAAGTCGGGCGGCTCGATCGTCAATATCGACTCGGTCGCCGGTGTCGGCGGTGCCGCGGCTGGCGCGGCCTACACCACCTCGAAGCACGCCCTCGTCGGCCTGACGAAAAACACGGCCTGGATGTACGCCAAGCGCGGCATCCGCTGTAACGCCATCGCCTGCGGCGGCGTCAATACCAACATCATGGAAAGCGTCGGCACCACGCCGATGGACCCGGGCGGCCTCGCCCGAGCCAGCGAATATTACCCGCTGATGCCGGTATCTCTTGACCCGATCGACATCGCCCGGCTCGTGCTGTTCCTTGCGGGCGACGGTTCGCGCTATATCAACGGGGCGATCATCCCCGCTGATGGAGGATGGCGCGCCGCGTAA
- a CDS encoding urease accessory protein UreE, whose translation MVRAIRVSPAGTWNGAPADTVTLDYDQRHRRRMAMKGAKGTEFLLDLAEAVPLRDGDGLLLDDKRMIAVAAAPEPLAEIVAHTPAELLRVAWHLGNRHLPAQLEPNRIRIRRDHVIEEMVEGLGAHVVHIDAPFDPEGGAYAGGGHHHHEHRHSEDDGALEHDDRLDDGHGEETDRG comes from the coding sequence ATGGTCAGGGCCATCCGCGTATCCCCAGCCGGGACCTGGAACGGAGCGCCCGCCGACACCGTGACGCTCGACTACGACCAGCGCCACCGCCGCCGCATGGCGATGAAGGGGGCGAAGGGCACCGAGTTCCTGCTCGATCTCGCCGAGGCCGTGCCGCTGCGCGACGGCGACGGCCTGCTTCTGGACGACAAGCGCATGATCGCGGTCGCGGCGGCGCCCGAGCCGCTGGCCGAGATCGTGGCGCACACGCCCGCCGAGTTGCTGCGGGTGGCCTGGCACCTCGGCAATCGCCACCTGCCGGCGCAGCTTGAGCCCAATCGCATCCGCATCCGTCGCGACCACGTCATCGAGGAGATGGTCGAGGGACTCGGAGCGCATGTCGTGCACATCGACGCCCCGTTCGATCCGGAAGGCGGCGCCTATGCGGGCGGCGGGCATCATCATCACGAACACCGCCACAGCGAAGACGACGGCGCGCTGGAACACGACGACCGCCTCGACGACGGACACGGCGAGGAAACCGACCGTGGCTGA
- a CDS encoding urease accessory UreF family protein, translated as MAWLSPSFPVGAYTYSHGLEWAIEDGTVTSAASLGIWLTAILRHGAGRTDAILFTHAWRAEGEALRAVAELGAAFQPSKERHLEAVAQGRAFLSAVTSAWPTPRLTAAVAIFADAPVPYAVAVGAAAAAHDIPLMPALITTLTAFAANVISAGVRAIPIGQSDGQRLIAALGPVVAAIAGEAAHASLDDLGGAALRADIASMKHETQYTRLFRS; from the coding sequence ATGGCGTGGCTGTCGCCATCCTTCCCGGTCGGTGCCTACACCTACAGCCACGGCCTTGAATGGGCGATCGAGGACGGCACCGTCACCAGCGCCGCATCGCTCGGGATATGGCTGACCGCGATCCTGCGCCACGGCGCCGGGCGCACCGACGCGATCCTCTTCACCCACGCCTGGCGCGCCGAAGGCGAGGCGCTCCGCGCCGTCGCCGAGCTCGGTGCCGCGTTCCAGCCGTCCAAGGAGCGCCACCTGGAAGCGGTGGCGCAGGGCCGCGCCTTCCTCTCCGCCGTCACCTCGGCCTGGCCGACACCGCGCCTCACGGCCGCCGTCGCAATCTTCGCCGACGCTCCCGTTCCCTATGCCGTCGCCGTCGGCGCCGCGGCGGCGGCGCACGATATCCCGCTGATGCCGGCGCTGATCACGACGCTGACCGCCTTCGCCGCCAACGTCATTTCCGCTGGCGTCCGCGCCATCCCCATCGGCCAGAGCGACGGCCAGCGCCTCATCGCCGCGCTTGGCCCGGTAGTTGCTGCGATAGCGGGAGAAGCCGCGCACGCATCGCTTGACGACCTCGGCGGCGCGGCGCTCCGTGCCGACATCGCCTCGATGAAACACGAAACCCAGTACACAAGGCTGTTCCGCTCATGA
- the ureG gene encoding urease accessory protein UreG: MISPNGPLRVGVGGPVGSGKTALMDALCKRLRDRYDIAAITNDIYTKEDAEFLTRSGALTADRILGVETGGCPHTAIREDASINLAAVADLRAKFPALDVVLIESGGDNLAATFSPELADLTIYVIDVAAGDKIPRKGGPGITRSDLLVINKIDLAPMVGASLEVMDRDARKMRGSRPFVFTNMRAGTGLDTIVDFIETTGGLADNAMAALGK; this comes from the coding sequence ATGATCTCGCCCAATGGTCCGCTCCGCGTCGGCGTCGGCGGCCCCGTCGGTTCCGGCAAGACGGCGTTGATGGATGCGCTCTGCAAACGCCTCCGCGATCGCTACGACATCGCCGCGATCACCAACGATATCTATACCAAGGAGGACGCCGAGTTCCTGACGCGCTCCGGTGCGCTGACTGCCGATCGCATCCTCGGCGTCGAGACCGGCGGCTGCCCGCACACCGCCATCCGCGAGGATGCCTCGATCAACCTCGCGGCCGTCGCCGACCTCAGGGCGAAATTTCCGGCGCTCGACGTCGTGCTCATCGAATCGGGCGGCGACAATCTCGCGGCGACCTTCTCGCCCGAGCTCGCCGATCTCACCATCTACGTCATCGACGTCGCCGCCGGCGACAAGATCCCGCGGAAGGGCGGCCCCGGCATCACGCGCTCCGATCTCCTCGTCATCAACAAGATCGACCTCGCCCCGATGGTCGGCGCCTCGCTGGAGGTGATGGACCGCGATGCCCGCAAGATGCGCGGCAGCCGGCCCTTCGTCTTCACCAACATGCGCGCCGGCACCGGCCTCGACACCATCGTCGACTTCATCGAGACGACAGGCGGCCTTGCCGATAACGCCATGGCGGCATTGGGCAAATAG
- a CDS encoding M20 aminoacylase family protein, with product MPIVNRFADFQADTAAWRQDIHRHPELMYDVQRTAATVAEKLRAFGLDEVVTGIGRTGVVGVIRGRKNGSGKTIGLRADMDALPLTEITGKPYASETPGKMHACGHDGHTAMLLGAARYLAETRNFDGTAIVIFQPAEEGGAGGKAMVADGLMERWNIQQVYGMHNMPGLPVGKFATRVGPLLAATDEFNISITGLGGHAAKPHGTIDPIVVGTAIVQQLQTIVSRNIDPIESVVVSVTKFHAGDAHNIIAQTAEIGGTVRTLEPEMRDLAERRIKAIVAGIAAAHGAKAEVDYDRNYPVTRNHAAETAFAVKVAGEVAGAIHVDGEAPPVLGGEDFSYMLESRPGAFIFIGNGDTAGLHNPAYDFNDEIIPLGCSYWARLVETALPA from the coding sequence ATGCCGATCGTTAACCGTTTCGCGGATTTCCAGGCCGACACCGCCGCGTGGCGGCAGGACATCCATCGCCATCCCGAGCTGATGTACGACGTGCAGCGCACGGCCGCGACGGTGGCGGAAAAGCTGCGCGCCTTCGGCCTCGATGAGGTCGTCACCGGCATCGGCCGCACCGGCGTCGTCGGCGTCATCCGCGGCCGCAAGAACGGCAGCGGCAAGACCATCGGGCTGCGCGCCGACATGGACGCGCTGCCGCTCACCGAGATCACCGGCAAGCCTTACGCCTCTGAGACACCCGGCAAGATGCACGCCTGCGGCCACGACGGCCACACCGCCATGCTGCTCGGCGCCGCGCGCTACCTCGCCGAGACGCGCAACTTCGACGGCACCGCCATCGTCATCTTCCAGCCGGCGGAAGAAGGCGGCGCCGGCGGCAAGGCCATGGTCGCGGATGGCCTCATGGAACGCTGGAACATCCAGCAGGTTTACGGCATGCACAACATGCCCGGTCTGCCGGTCGGCAAGTTCGCCACCCGCGTCGGGCCGCTGCTCGCCGCGACCGACGAATTCAATATCTCCATCACCGGCCTTGGCGGTCACGCCGCCAAGCCGCACGGCACGATCGACCCGATCGTCGTCGGCACGGCCATCGTCCAGCAGCTTCAGACCATCGTGTCCCGCAACATCGATCCGATCGAGTCGGTCGTCGTTTCGGTCACCAAGTTCCATGCCGGCGATGCCCACAACATCATCGCGCAGACGGCCGAGATCGGCGGCACGGTGCGCACGCTGGAGCCGGAAATGCGCGACCTGGCAGAGCGCCGGATCAAGGCGATCGTCGCCGGCATTGCCGCCGCCCACGGCGCCAAAGCCGAAGTCGACTACGACCGCAATTATCCGGTGACCCGCAACCATGCCGCCGAAACCGCCTTCGCCGTGAAGGTCGCGGGCGAGGTCGCAGGCGCGATCCATGTCGATGGCGAAGCGCCGCCGGTTCTCGGCGGCGAGGATTTCTCCTACATGCTCGAGTCCCGCCCCGGCGCGTTCATCTTCATCGGCAACGGCGACACCGCCGGCTTGCACAATCCGGCCTACGACTTCAACGACGAGATCATCCCGCTCGGCTGCTCCTACTGGGCGCGCCTCGTCGAAACGGCCCTGCCCGCCTGA
- a CDS encoding ABC transporter ATP-binding protein yields the protein MAWRLPFTKLAKDGSIELIRRLLSDTARQFATRYALAAVLGVVIAITTGLNAWIIKDLINKVFFDRDATMLFVLTGIVVANGFVRGYTLYASSVLLGRIGNAVVARLQRRMFDHMLNLGIDFYTRTPSSELIARMSYNAQAARQVLDTLINTSSRDLLSVIGLVAVMLVQSPLMSLIILVIVPITFLGIGRLVRRVRGASEQQFASFGNVISDMQETAHGIRIVKAFNLEGPMGRRMATSIETVRKRADKIVRISARSNPLMEVVGGFAIAIIIFYAGYQAIYLNIQPGALLSFIAALGLAYEPAKRLAMMQINVEAGLVGVRLMYELLDTKPTLDINENGPALAVKGGEVAFDLVNFAYPGGAPLFRGLDFLAPAGKRTALVGPSGSGKSTMITLIERFYDPTGGAVKVDGQNIADVKMSSLRDAIALVSQDTYLFRDSIRENIRFGRPAATDADVEAAAKAAMAHDFILATNDGYETNLGPGGTELSGGQRQRIAIARAMLRDAPIILLDEATSALDTESEHQVQVAFDRLMEGRTTIVIAHRLSTVLNADKICVLVDGKLIEEGRHDELMALNKHYARLYRLQFETRDRTAPVAIPAE from the coding sequence ATGGCCTGGCGATTGCCCTTCACCAAGCTCGCCAAGGACGGCTCGATCGAGCTGATCCGGCGCCTGCTGTCGGACACCGCGCGCCAGTTCGCCACCCGCTATGCGCTCGCCGCGGTGCTCGGTGTCGTCATCGCCATCACCACCGGTCTCAACGCCTGGATCATCAAGGACCTGATCAACAAGGTCTTCTTCGACCGCGACGCGACCATGCTGTTCGTGTTGACCGGGATCGTGGTCGCCAACGGTTTCGTACGCGGCTACACGCTCTACGCCTCGTCCGTGCTCCTCGGCCGCATCGGCAACGCCGTCGTCGCCCGCCTGCAGCGGCGCATGTTCGATCACATGCTGAACCTCGGCATCGACTTCTACACGCGCACCCCGTCGAGCGAGCTGATCGCGCGCATGTCCTACAACGCGCAGGCCGCCCGCCAGGTGCTCGATACCCTGATCAACACGAGCAGCCGCGACCTCTTGTCTGTCATCGGGCTGGTCGCCGTCATGCTCGTGCAGAGCCCCCTGATGTCGCTGATCATCCTGGTCATCGTGCCGATCACATTCCTCGGCATCGGCCGGCTGGTGCGGCGCGTGCGCGGCGCTTCCGAGCAGCAGTTCGCCTCGTTCGGCAACGTCATCTCCGACATGCAGGAAACCGCCCACGGCATCCGCATCGTCAAGGCGTTCAACCTCGAAGGCCCGATGGGCCGGCGCATGGCCACCTCGATCGAGACGGTGCGCAAGCGCGCCGACAAGATCGTCCGCATCTCGGCGCGCTCCAACCCGCTCATGGAGGTGGTCGGCGGCTTCGCCATCGCCATCATCATTTTCTACGCCGGCTATCAGGCCATCTACCTCAACATCCAGCCGGGCGCCCTGCTCTCGTTCATCGCGGCCCTCGGCCTCGCCTACGAGCCGGCAAAGCGCCTCGCGATGATGCAGATCAACGTCGAGGCCGGCCTCGTCGGCGTGCGGCTGATGTACGAACTGCTCGACACCAAGCCGACGCTCGACATCAACGAGAACGGCCCGGCGCTCGCGGTGAAGGGCGGCGAAGTCGCCTTCGACCTCGTCAACTTCGCCTATCCCGGCGGCGCGCCCCTCTTCCGCGGCCTCGATTTCCTCGCGCCTGCCGGCAAGCGCACGGCGCTGGTCGGCCCCTCCGGCTCCGGCAAGAGCACGATGATCACGCTCATCGAACGCTTCTACGACCCGACCGGCGGCGCCGTGAAGGTCGACGGACAGAACATCGCCGACGTGAAGATGAGCTCGCTCCGCGACGCCATCGCGCTGGTCAGCCAGGACACGTATCTCTTCCGCGACTCGATCCGCGAGAACATCCGCTTCGGCCGCCCGGCCGCTACCGATGCCGACGTCGAAGCCGCCGCGAAAGCCGCGATGGCGCACGACTTCATCCTCGCCACCAACGACGGCTACGAGACCAACCTCGGCCCCGGCGGCACCGAACTTTCCGGCGGCCAGCGCCAGCGCATCGCCATCGCCCGCGCCATGCTGCGCGATGCGCCGATCATCCTCCTCGACGAGGCGACCTCGGCGCTCGACACCGAGTCCGAGCATCAGGTCCAGGTCGCCTTCGACCGCCTGATGGAAGGCCGCACGACCATCGTCATCGCGCACCGCCTCTCGACGGTGCTGAACGCCGACAAGATCTGCGTGCTGGTCGACGGCAAGCTGATCGAGGAAGGCCGCCACGACGAACTGATGGCGCTGAACAAGCACTACGCCCGCCTCTACCGCCTGCAGTTCGAGACGCGCGACCGCACCGCGCCCGTCGCCATTCCTGCCGAGTAG